A genome region from Tenrec ecaudatus isolate mTenEca1 chromosome 13, mTenEca1.hap1, whole genome shotgun sequence includes the following:
- the PTPRN gene encoding receptor-type tyrosine-protein phosphatase-like N isoform X1, with protein sequence MRRLWRPGGPGESGGLRLLLCLLLLSSRPGGCSAISAHGCLFDRRLCSHLEVCIQDGLFGQCQVGVGQVRPLLQVTSPVLQRLQGVLRQLMSQGLSWHDDLTQYVISQEMERIPRRRPPEPWPRDRSGLAPRRPGPAGELLSQATPTGPAPAAYLLPQPPPGAGRAEAGSSLSPLQAELLPPLLEHLLLSPQPPHPALTYEPTLLQPYLFHQFGSRDGSQGSESPPGMVSVGSLSKAKPPTFFSRAATKGMFGPHSGHSYGDPPGPSPAQLFQDLGLLYRAQEPPVPSRARVPRLPEQGVSDQADSEKEGLGGHGETPSFPEGQPADGSLQRLAALLAGYGVELRQLTPEQLSTLSTLLQLLPKGAGRNMGEVTNADADIKKVQDGGTAGPLPPTPSLPEVPTASPTASKGQQVLGSPEPPKAATRPATPVLLEKKSPLGQSQPTVTGKPSARPLAEEYGYIVTDQKPLSLAVGVKLLELLAKHMHMSSGSFINISVVGPALTFRIRHNEQNLSLADVTQQAGLVKSELETQTGLRILQTGVGQREEAAAVLPRAAHGTPPMRSILLTLVALAGVAGLLVALVAALCMRQHARQRDKERLAALGPEGAHGDTTFEYQDLCRQHMATKSLFNRAEGPPEPSRVSSVSSQFSDAAQASPSSHSSTPSWCEEPAQANMDISTGHMILAYMEDHLRNRDRLAKEWQALCAYQAEPNTCTTAQEEGNIKKNRHPDFLPYDHARIKLKVESGPSRSDYINASPIIEHDPRMPAYIATQGPLSHTIADFWQMVWESGCTVIVMLTPLVEDGVKQCDRYWPDEGSSLYHVYEVNLVSEHIWCEDFLVRSFYLKNVHTQETRTLTQFHFLSWPAEGTPASTRPLLDFRRKVNKCYRGRSCPIIVHCSDGAGRTGTYILVDMVLNRMAKGKPFPGAHNLRARRAHGRTPPPKQLSAPPPPHPPGVKEIDIAATLEHVRDQRPGLVRTKDQFEFALTAVAEEVNAILKALPQ encoded by the exons ATGCGGCGCCTGTGGAGGCCAGGGGGACCTGGGGAGTCCGGGGGGCTCCGGCTGCTCCTCTGCCTCCTGCTGCTAAGTAGCCGTCCGGGGGGCTGCAGCGCCATCAGTGCCCACG GCTGTCTGTTTGACCGAAGGCTCTGCTCCCACCTGGAAGTCTGCATCCAGG ATGGCTTGTTCGGACAGTGCCAGGTTGGCGTGGGGCAGGTTCGGCCCCTTTTGCAAGTCACCTCCCCAGTGCTCCAGCGATTACAAGGTGTGCTTCGACAGCTCATGTCCCAAG GACTGTCCTGGCATGATGACCTCACCCAGTAtgtgatctcccaggaaatggagCGCATCCCCCGGCGGCGCCCCCCAGAGCCCTGGCCAAGGGACAG ATCTGGCTTGGCGCCCAGGAGACCTGGCCCTGCTGGAGAGCTGCTTTCACAGGCCACGCCCACGGGCCCCGCCCCCGCTGCCTACCTGCTTCCTCAGCCTCCCCCAGGCgcaggcagagctgaggccgGCTCCTCACTGTCCCCGCTGCAGGCTGAGCTGTTGCCCCCTCTTCTGGAGCATCTGCTGTTGTCCccacagcccccccaccccgccctgacTTACGAACCCACCCTGCTTCAGCCCTacctgttccaccag TTTGGCTCCCGCGATGGCTCTCAGGGTTCGGAGAGCCCCCCAGGGATGGTCAGTGTCGGCTCTCTGTCCAAGGCCAAACCCCCCACCTtcttcagcagagctgccaccaaGGGCATGTTTGGGCCCCACTCTGGCCACTCCTACGGGGACCCCCCCGGACCTTCCCCTGCTCAGCTTTTCCAGGACTTGGGGCTGCTCTACAGGGCCCAGGAACCTCCAGTGCCCAGCAGGGCCAGGGTGCCAAGGCTCCCTGAGCAAGGGGTCAGCGACCAGGCGGACTCTGAGAAGGAAGGACTAGGGGGCCATGGGGAGACGCCTTCTTTCCCTGAAGGACAGCCAG CAGATGGGTCTCTGCAGAGGCTGGCAGCCCTACTGGCAGGCTACGGGGTGGAACTGCGTCAGCTGACCCCCGAGCAGCTCTCCACCCTCTCAACCCTGCTGCAGTTGCTGCCCAAGGGGGCAGGGAGAAACATGG GTGAGGTCACGAATGCTGATGCTGACATCAAGAAA GTCCAGGATGGAGGCACAGCAGGGCCACTACCCCCCACACCTTCCCTGCCTGAAGTCCCCACTGCCAGCCCCACTGCCAGCAAAGGCCAGCAAGTACTGGGTTCCCCAGAGCCCCCCAAAGCTGCTACCCGCCCTGCCACACCTGTTCTGCTGGAGAAGAAAAGTCCACTGGGTCAAAGCCAGCCCACAGTCACCGGGAAGCCCTCAGCGCGGCCATTGGCTGAGGAATATGGCTACATCGTCACTGACCAGAA GCCCCTCAGCCTGGCTGTAGGCGTGAAGCTGCTGGAGCTCTTGGCTAAGCACATGCACATGTCTTCGGGCAGTTTCATCAACATCAG CGTGGTGGGACCAGCCCTGACCTTCCGCATCAGGCACAACGAGCAGAATCTATCTCTGGCTGATGTGACCCAGCAAGCTG GGCTGGTGAAGTCAGAACTGGAAACCCAGACAGGGCTCCGGATCTTGCAGACGGGAGTGGGACAG CGGGAGGAAGCCGCTGCTGTTCTTCCCCGGGCAGCCCACGGCACCCCGCCCATGCGCTCCATACTGCTTACTCTGGTGGCCCTAGCTGGCGTGGCTGGGCTGCTGGTGGCCCTGGTGGCAGCTCTGTGTATGAGGCAGCATGCGCGGCAGCGGGACAAGGAGCGTCTAGCAGCTTTGGGGCCTGAGGGGGCCCATGGGGACACCACCTTTGAGTACCAG GACCTCTGCCGCCAGCACATGGCCACCAAGTCCCTGTTCAACCGGGCCGAGGGCCCCCCGGAGCCCTCTCGAGTGAGCAGCGTGTCCTCGCAGTTCAGCGACGCGGCCCAGGCCAGCCCCAGTTCCCACAGCAGCACGCCGTCCTGGTGTGAGGAGCCCGCGCAGGCCAACATGGACATCTCCACTGGGCACATGATTCTG GCATACATGGAAGACCACCTGCGGAACCGGGACCGCCTGGCCAAGGAGTGGCAGGCCCTGTGTGCCTACCAGGCAGAGCCCAATACCTGCACCACGGCCCAGGAGGAGGGCAACATCAAAAAGAACCGCCACCCTGACTTCCTGCCCT ATGACCATGCCCGAATCAAGCTGAAGGTGGAGAGCGGTCCTTCTCGGAGCGATTACATCAATGCCAGCCCCATT ATCGAGCACGACCCTCGGATGCCAGCCTACATAGCCACCCAAGGCCCACTGTCCCACACCATTGCAGACTTCTGGCAG ATGGTGTGGGAGAGTGGCTGCACCGTCATCGTCATGCTGACCCCGCTGGTGGAGGACGGTGTCAAGCAGTGTGACCGCTACTGGCCGGATGAGGGCTCCTCCCTCTACCACGTGTATGAG GTGAACCTGGTGTCGGAACACATCTGGTGTGAGGACTTCCTAGTGCGGAGCTTCTACCTGAAGAACGTGCACACCCAGGAAACGCGCACGCTCACGCAGTTCCACTTCCTCAGCTGGCCGGCAGAGGGCACTCCGGCCTCCACGCGGCCCCTGCTGGACTTCCGCAG GAAGGTGAACAAGTGTTACCGGGGCCGCTCCTGCCCCATCATCGTGCACTGCAG CGATGGTGCAGGCAGGACGGGCACCTACATCTTGGTCGACATGGTTCTGAACCGCATGGCCAAAGGTAAGCCCTTCCCTGGGGCCCACAACCTGAGGGCCAGGCGAGCTCATGGAAGGACCCCACCCCCTAAGCAGCTCTCGGcgccgcccccgccccaccccccaggagtgAAGGAGATTGACATTGCTGCCACCCTGGAGCACGTCCGCGACCAACGGCCTGGCCTAGTCCGCACCAAG gaCCAGTTCGAGTTCGCCCTGACCGCTGTGGCGGAGGAGGTGAATGCCATCCTCAAGGCCCTGCCCCAGTGA
- the PTPRN gene encoding receptor-type tyrosine-protein phosphatase-like N isoform X5, which translates to MRRLWRPGGPGESGGLRLLLCLLLLSSRPGGCSAISAHGCLFDRRLCSHLEVCIQDGLFGQCQVGVGQVRPLLQVTSPVLQRLQGVLRQLMSQGLSWHDDLTQYVISQEMERIPRRRPPEPWPRDRSGLAPRRPGPAGELLSQATPTGPAPAAYLLPQPPPGAGRAEAGSSLSPLQAELLPPLLEHLLLSPQPPHPALTYEPTLLQPYLFHQFGSRDGSQGSESPPGMVSVGSLSKAKPPTFFSRAATKGMFGPHSGHSYGDPPGPSPAQLFQDLGLLYRAQEPPVPSRARVPRLPEQGVSDQADSEKEGLGGHGETPSFPEGQPGEVTNADADIKKVQDGGTAGPLPPTPSLPEVPTASPTASKGQQVLGSPEPPKAATRPATPVLLEKKSPLGQSQPTVTGKPSARPLAEEYGYIVTDQKPLSLAVGVKLLELLAKHMHMSSGSFINISVVGPALTFRIRHNEQNLSLADVTQQAGLVKSELETQTGLRILQTGVGQREEAAAVLPRAAHGTPPMRSILLTLVALAGVAGLLVALVAALCMRQHARQRDKERLAALGPEGAHGDTTFEYQDLCRQHMATKSLFNRAEGPPEPSRVSSVSSQFSDAAQASPSSHSSTPSWCEEPAQANMDISTGHMILAYMEDHLRNRDRLAKEWQALCAYQAEPNTCTTAQEEGNIKKNRHPDFLPYDHARIKLKVESGPSRSDYINASPIIEHDPRMPAYIATQGPLSHTIADFWQMVWESGCTVIVMLTPLVEDGVKQCDRYWPDEGSSLYHVYEVNLVSEHIWCEDFLVRSFYLKNVHTQETRTLTQFHFLSWPAEGTPASTRPLLDFRRKVNKCYRGRSCPIIVHCSDGAGRTGTYILVDMVLNRMAKGKPFPGAHNLRARRAHGRTPPPKQLSAPPPPHPPGVKEIDIAATLEHVRDQRPGLVRTKDQFEFALTAVAEEVNAILKALPQ; encoded by the exons ATGCGGCGCCTGTGGAGGCCAGGGGGACCTGGGGAGTCCGGGGGGCTCCGGCTGCTCCTCTGCCTCCTGCTGCTAAGTAGCCGTCCGGGGGGCTGCAGCGCCATCAGTGCCCACG GCTGTCTGTTTGACCGAAGGCTCTGCTCCCACCTGGAAGTCTGCATCCAGG ATGGCTTGTTCGGACAGTGCCAGGTTGGCGTGGGGCAGGTTCGGCCCCTTTTGCAAGTCACCTCCCCAGTGCTCCAGCGATTACAAGGTGTGCTTCGACAGCTCATGTCCCAAG GACTGTCCTGGCATGATGACCTCACCCAGTAtgtgatctcccaggaaatggagCGCATCCCCCGGCGGCGCCCCCCAGAGCCCTGGCCAAGGGACAG ATCTGGCTTGGCGCCCAGGAGACCTGGCCCTGCTGGAGAGCTGCTTTCACAGGCCACGCCCACGGGCCCCGCCCCCGCTGCCTACCTGCTTCCTCAGCCTCCCCCAGGCgcaggcagagctgaggccgGCTCCTCACTGTCCCCGCTGCAGGCTGAGCTGTTGCCCCCTCTTCTGGAGCATCTGCTGTTGTCCccacagcccccccaccccgccctgacTTACGAACCCACCCTGCTTCAGCCCTacctgttccaccag TTTGGCTCCCGCGATGGCTCTCAGGGTTCGGAGAGCCCCCCAGGGATGGTCAGTGTCGGCTCTCTGTCCAAGGCCAAACCCCCCACCTtcttcagcagagctgccaccaaGGGCATGTTTGGGCCCCACTCTGGCCACTCCTACGGGGACCCCCCCGGACCTTCCCCTGCTCAGCTTTTCCAGGACTTGGGGCTGCTCTACAGGGCCCAGGAACCTCCAGTGCCCAGCAGGGCCAGGGTGCCAAGGCTCCCTGAGCAAGGGGTCAGCGACCAGGCGGACTCTGAGAAGGAAGGACTAGGGGGCCATGGGGAGACGCCTTCTTTCCCTGAAGGACAGCCAG GTGAGGTCACGAATGCTGATGCTGACATCAAGAAA GTCCAGGATGGAGGCACAGCAGGGCCACTACCCCCCACACCTTCCCTGCCTGAAGTCCCCACTGCCAGCCCCACTGCCAGCAAAGGCCAGCAAGTACTGGGTTCCCCAGAGCCCCCCAAAGCTGCTACCCGCCCTGCCACACCTGTTCTGCTGGAGAAGAAAAGTCCACTGGGTCAAAGCCAGCCCACAGTCACCGGGAAGCCCTCAGCGCGGCCATTGGCTGAGGAATATGGCTACATCGTCACTGACCAGAA GCCCCTCAGCCTGGCTGTAGGCGTGAAGCTGCTGGAGCTCTTGGCTAAGCACATGCACATGTCTTCGGGCAGTTTCATCAACATCAG CGTGGTGGGACCAGCCCTGACCTTCCGCATCAGGCACAACGAGCAGAATCTATCTCTGGCTGATGTGACCCAGCAAGCTG GGCTGGTGAAGTCAGAACTGGAAACCCAGACAGGGCTCCGGATCTTGCAGACGGGAGTGGGACAG CGGGAGGAAGCCGCTGCTGTTCTTCCCCGGGCAGCCCACGGCACCCCGCCCATGCGCTCCATACTGCTTACTCTGGTGGCCCTAGCTGGCGTGGCTGGGCTGCTGGTGGCCCTGGTGGCAGCTCTGTGTATGAGGCAGCATGCGCGGCAGCGGGACAAGGAGCGTCTAGCAGCTTTGGGGCCTGAGGGGGCCCATGGGGACACCACCTTTGAGTACCAG GACCTCTGCCGCCAGCACATGGCCACCAAGTCCCTGTTCAACCGGGCCGAGGGCCCCCCGGAGCCCTCTCGAGTGAGCAGCGTGTCCTCGCAGTTCAGCGACGCGGCCCAGGCCAGCCCCAGTTCCCACAGCAGCACGCCGTCCTGGTGTGAGGAGCCCGCGCAGGCCAACATGGACATCTCCACTGGGCACATGATTCTG GCATACATGGAAGACCACCTGCGGAACCGGGACCGCCTGGCCAAGGAGTGGCAGGCCCTGTGTGCCTACCAGGCAGAGCCCAATACCTGCACCACGGCCCAGGAGGAGGGCAACATCAAAAAGAACCGCCACCCTGACTTCCTGCCCT ATGACCATGCCCGAATCAAGCTGAAGGTGGAGAGCGGTCCTTCTCGGAGCGATTACATCAATGCCAGCCCCATT ATCGAGCACGACCCTCGGATGCCAGCCTACATAGCCACCCAAGGCCCACTGTCCCACACCATTGCAGACTTCTGGCAG ATGGTGTGGGAGAGTGGCTGCACCGTCATCGTCATGCTGACCCCGCTGGTGGAGGACGGTGTCAAGCAGTGTGACCGCTACTGGCCGGATGAGGGCTCCTCCCTCTACCACGTGTATGAG GTGAACCTGGTGTCGGAACACATCTGGTGTGAGGACTTCCTAGTGCGGAGCTTCTACCTGAAGAACGTGCACACCCAGGAAACGCGCACGCTCACGCAGTTCCACTTCCTCAGCTGGCCGGCAGAGGGCACTCCGGCCTCCACGCGGCCCCTGCTGGACTTCCGCAG GAAGGTGAACAAGTGTTACCGGGGCCGCTCCTGCCCCATCATCGTGCACTGCAG CGATGGTGCAGGCAGGACGGGCACCTACATCTTGGTCGACATGGTTCTGAACCGCATGGCCAAAGGTAAGCCCTTCCCTGGGGCCCACAACCTGAGGGCCAGGCGAGCTCATGGAAGGACCCCACCCCCTAAGCAGCTCTCGGcgccgcccccgccccaccccccaggagtgAAGGAGATTGACATTGCTGCCACCCTGGAGCACGTCCGCGACCAACGGCCTGGCCTAGTCCGCACCAAG gaCCAGTTCGAGTTCGCCCTGACCGCTGTGGCGGAGGAGGTGAATGCCATCCTCAAGGCCCTGCCCCAGTGA
- the PTPRN gene encoding receptor-type tyrosine-protein phosphatase-like N isoform X3: MRRLWRPGGPGESGGLRLLLCLLLLSSRPGGCSAISAHGCLFDRRLCSHLEVCIQDGLFGQCQVGVGQVRPLLQVTSPVLQRLQGVLRQLMSQGLSWHDDLTQYVISQEMERIPRRRPPEPWPRDRSGLAPRRPGPAGELLSQATPTGPAPAAYLLPQPPPGAGRAEAGSSLSPLQAELLPPLLEHLLLSPQPPHPALTYEPTLLQPYLFHQFGSRDGSQGSESPPGMVSVGSLSKAKPPTFFSRAATKGMFGPHSGHSYGDPPGPSPAQLFQDLGLLYRAQEPPVPSRARVPRLPEQGVSDQADSEKEGLGGHGETPSFPEGQPADGSLQRLAALLAGYGVELRQLTPEQLSTLSTLLQLLPKGAGRNMGEVTNADADIKKVQDGGTAGPLPPTPSLPEVPTASPTASKGQQVLGSPEPPKAATRPATPVLLEKKSPLGQSQPTVTGKPSARPLAEEYGYIVTDQKPLSLAVGVKLLELLAKHMHMSSGSFINISVVGPALTFRIRHNEQNLSLADVTQQAGLVKSELETQTGLRILQTGVGQREEAAAVLPRAAHGTPPMRSILLTLVALAGVAGLLVALVAALCMRQHARQRDKERLAALGPEGAHGDTTFEYQDLCRQHMATKSLFNRAEGPPEPSRVSSVSSQFSDAAQASPSSHSSTPSWCEEPAQANMDISTGHMILAYMEDHLRNRDRLAKEWQALCAYQAEPNTCTTAQEEGNIKKNRHPDFLPYDHARIKLKVESGPSRSDYINASPIIEHDPRMPAYIATQGPLSHTIADFWQMVWESGCTVIVMLTPLVEDGVKQCDRYWPDEGSSLYHVYEVNLVSEHIWCEDFLVRSFYLKNVHTQETRTLTQFHFLSWPAEGTPASTRPLLDFRRKVNKCYRGRSCPIIVHCSDGAGRTGTYILVDMVLNRMAKGVKEIDIAATLEHVRDQRPGLVRTKDQFEFALTAVAEEVNAILKALPQ; encoded by the exons ATGCGGCGCCTGTGGAGGCCAGGGGGACCTGGGGAGTCCGGGGGGCTCCGGCTGCTCCTCTGCCTCCTGCTGCTAAGTAGCCGTCCGGGGGGCTGCAGCGCCATCAGTGCCCACG GCTGTCTGTTTGACCGAAGGCTCTGCTCCCACCTGGAAGTCTGCATCCAGG ATGGCTTGTTCGGACAGTGCCAGGTTGGCGTGGGGCAGGTTCGGCCCCTTTTGCAAGTCACCTCCCCAGTGCTCCAGCGATTACAAGGTGTGCTTCGACAGCTCATGTCCCAAG GACTGTCCTGGCATGATGACCTCACCCAGTAtgtgatctcccaggaaatggagCGCATCCCCCGGCGGCGCCCCCCAGAGCCCTGGCCAAGGGACAG ATCTGGCTTGGCGCCCAGGAGACCTGGCCCTGCTGGAGAGCTGCTTTCACAGGCCACGCCCACGGGCCCCGCCCCCGCTGCCTACCTGCTTCCTCAGCCTCCCCCAGGCgcaggcagagctgaggccgGCTCCTCACTGTCCCCGCTGCAGGCTGAGCTGTTGCCCCCTCTTCTGGAGCATCTGCTGTTGTCCccacagcccccccaccccgccctgacTTACGAACCCACCCTGCTTCAGCCCTacctgttccaccag TTTGGCTCCCGCGATGGCTCTCAGGGTTCGGAGAGCCCCCCAGGGATGGTCAGTGTCGGCTCTCTGTCCAAGGCCAAACCCCCCACCTtcttcagcagagctgccaccaaGGGCATGTTTGGGCCCCACTCTGGCCACTCCTACGGGGACCCCCCCGGACCTTCCCCTGCTCAGCTTTTCCAGGACTTGGGGCTGCTCTACAGGGCCCAGGAACCTCCAGTGCCCAGCAGGGCCAGGGTGCCAAGGCTCCCTGAGCAAGGGGTCAGCGACCAGGCGGACTCTGAGAAGGAAGGACTAGGGGGCCATGGGGAGACGCCTTCTTTCCCTGAAGGACAGCCAG CAGATGGGTCTCTGCAGAGGCTGGCAGCCCTACTGGCAGGCTACGGGGTGGAACTGCGTCAGCTGACCCCCGAGCAGCTCTCCACCCTCTCAACCCTGCTGCAGTTGCTGCCCAAGGGGGCAGGGAGAAACATGG GTGAGGTCACGAATGCTGATGCTGACATCAAGAAA GTCCAGGATGGAGGCACAGCAGGGCCACTACCCCCCACACCTTCCCTGCCTGAAGTCCCCACTGCCAGCCCCACTGCCAGCAAAGGCCAGCAAGTACTGGGTTCCCCAGAGCCCCCCAAAGCTGCTACCCGCCCTGCCACACCTGTTCTGCTGGAGAAGAAAAGTCCACTGGGTCAAAGCCAGCCCACAGTCACCGGGAAGCCCTCAGCGCGGCCATTGGCTGAGGAATATGGCTACATCGTCACTGACCAGAA GCCCCTCAGCCTGGCTGTAGGCGTGAAGCTGCTGGAGCTCTTGGCTAAGCACATGCACATGTCTTCGGGCAGTTTCATCAACATCAG CGTGGTGGGACCAGCCCTGACCTTCCGCATCAGGCACAACGAGCAGAATCTATCTCTGGCTGATGTGACCCAGCAAGCTG GGCTGGTGAAGTCAGAACTGGAAACCCAGACAGGGCTCCGGATCTTGCAGACGGGAGTGGGACAG CGGGAGGAAGCCGCTGCTGTTCTTCCCCGGGCAGCCCACGGCACCCCGCCCATGCGCTCCATACTGCTTACTCTGGTGGCCCTAGCTGGCGTGGCTGGGCTGCTGGTGGCCCTGGTGGCAGCTCTGTGTATGAGGCAGCATGCGCGGCAGCGGGACAAGGAGCGTCTAGCAGCTTTGGGGCCTGAGGGGGCCCATGGGGACACCACCTTTGAGTACCAG GACCTCTGCCGCCAGCACATGGCCACCAAGTCCCTGTTCAACCGGGCCGAGGGCCCCCCGGAGCCCTCTCGAGTGAGCAGCGTGTCCTCGCAGTTCAGCGACGCGGCCCAGGCCAGCCCCAGTTCCCACAGCAGCACGCCGTCCTGGTGTGAGGAGCCCGCGCAGGCCAACATGGACATCTCCACTGGGCACATGATTCTG GCATACATGGAAGACCACCTGCGGAACCGGGACCGCCTGGCCAAGGAGTGGCAGGCCCTGTGTGCCTACCAGGCAGAGCCCAATACCTGCACCACGGCCCAGGAGGAGGGCAACATCAAAAAGAACCGCCACCCTGACTTCCTGCCCT ATGACCATGCCCGAATCAAGCTGAAGGTGGAGAGCGGTCCTTCTCGGAGCGATTACATCAATGCCAGCCCCATT ATCGAGCACGACCCTCGGATGCCAGCCTACATAGCCACCCAAGGCCCACTGTCCCACACCATTGCAGACTTCTGGCAG ATGGTGTGGGAGAGTGGCTGCACCGTCATCGTCATGCTGACCCCGCTGGTGGAGGACGGTGTCAAGCAGTGTGACCGCTACTGGCCGGATGAGGGCTCCTCCCTCTACCACGTGTATGAG GTGAACCTGGTGTCGGAACACATCTGGTGTGAGGACTTCCTAGTGCGGAGCTTCTACCTGAAGAACGTGCACACCCAGGAAACGCGCACGCTCACGCAGTTCCACTTCCTCAGCTGGCCGGCAGAGGGCACTCCGGCCTCCACGCGGCCCCTGCTGGACTTCCGCAG GAAGGTGAACAAGTGTTACCGGGGCCGCTCCTGCCCCATCATCGTGCACTGCAG CGATGGTGCAGGCAGGACGGGCACCTACATCTTGGTCGACATGGTTCTGAACCGCATGGCCAAAG gagtgAAGGAGATTGACATTGCTGCCACCCTGGAGCACGTCCGCGACCAACGGCCTGGCCTAGTCCGCACCAAG gaCCAGTTCGAGTTCGCCCTGACCGCTGTGGCGGAGGAGGTGAATGCCATCCTCAAGGCCCTGCCCCAGTGA